A genomic stretch from Malus domestica chromosome 15, GDT2T_hap1 includes:
- the LOC103445228 gene encoding two-component response regulator ORR9-like, protein MEVVVKSDVADFKQQQQQPQQHFHVLAVDDSILDRKLLERLLRGSSYEVTCVDSGDEALKYLGLHDDLNQSSTTSSSSTSRQSSDVLEGAKVINLIMTDFCMPGMSGYDLLKRVKGSSWKDVPVVVMSSENVPSRINMCLEEGAEEFLLKPLQFSDLKKLQPYLLKSLRHYSSIDSIDNSDDNNVSVKGEVGGGENDQTDQTKSTTEINHARGNTVNNNIVGISRRKAQTIPERSRPTMKGLAVLV, encoded by the exons ATGGAGGTGGTAGTGAAGTCAGATGTTGCAGACTTCAaacaacagcagcagcaacCACAACAACATTTCCATGTATTGGCAGTGGATGATAGCATTTTGGACAGGAAGCTTTTGGAGAGGCTCCTCAGAGGCTCTTCTTATGAAG TGACTTGTGTGGACTCTGGGGATGAAGCACTAAAATATCTGGGTTTGCATGATGACCTAAACCAAAGTAGTACAACTTCCTCCTCATCCACTTCCCGTCAGTCATCAGATGTACTGGAG GGAGCAAAAGTCATCAACTTGATCATGACAGACTTCTGTATGCCCGGAATGAGCGGCTATGATTTGCTGAAACGCGTCAAG GGATCTTCTTGGAAAGATGTACCAGTCGTGGTCATGTCATCAGAGAATGTTCCTTCTAGAATCAACAT GTGCTTGGAAGAAGGGGCAGAGGAGTTTCTGTTGAAGCCACTCCAGTTTTCAGATTTGAAGAAGCTTCAGCCTTACCTGCTCAAATCCCTCCGTCACTATTCTTCTATCGACAGTATTGACAACAGCGACGACAACAATGTCTCAGTGAAGGGGGAAGTTGGTGGTGGTGAGAATGACCAAACTGACCAAACCAAAAGCACTACCGAGATTAATCATGCCAGGGGTAATACCGTCAACAACAATATTGTTGGTATTAGCAGGAGGAAGGCCCAAACAATACCAGAGAGATCAAGGCCCACGATGAAGGGACTAGCTGTTCTAGTATAA